The Candidatus Phaeomarinobacter ectocarpi genome includes a region encoding these proteins:
- a CDS encoding pyruvate dehydrogenase complex dihydrolipoamide acetyltransferase, with the protein MPIPILMPALSPTMEEGTLAKWLVKEGDSVASGDVIAEIETDKATMEVEAVDEGTLAKILIDEGTEGVEINKPIAVILEEGEDDSALEGFDASGAAPSAPSAQSPVPPTSKSSEDEDESGAEDETPTSESGKNEKAKASDPATPPAPEKDGERIFASPLARRIAADKGIDLSAIEGSGPHGRIIKADVESATPGMKAAKEDAPKKAVASSRGGMVGSLPDPRLYYEDGSYEEVPLDGMRKSIAKRLTQSKQEIPHYYLTIDCELDELLRVRKELNARGEKDGIKVSVNDFIIRASALALMKVPDCNVSYAGDALLKHKHADIGVAVALDGGLITPIVKAADTKGLAQISAEVKDLAARAKDKKLKPSDYEGGSFSVSNLGMFGIKNFTAVINPPQSAIMAVGAGEERPVVKNGTLGSATMMTVTLSCDHRAIDGALGAQLLQAFKILIEDPLTMLL; encoded by the coding sequence ATGCCCATACCCATTCTCATGCCCGCATTATCGCCCACCATGGAGGAGGGAACCCTCGCCAAATGGCTGGTGAAGGAAGGGGACAGTGTGGCTTCCGGCGACGTGATCGCCGAAATCGAAACCGACAAGGCGACCATGGAAGTGGAAGCGGTGGACGAGGGGACTCTCGCAAAAATCCTGATTGATGAAGGCACGGAAGGTGTCGAGATCAACAAGCCGATCGCCGTCATCCTCGAAGAGGGAGAAGACGACAGCGCGCTTGAGGGTTTTGATGCAAGTGGTGCTGCGCCGTCGGCCCCATCTGCTCAATCCCCCGTGCCACCAACCAGTAAGAGTTCAGAGGATGAGGACGAGAGCGGGGCAGAAGATGAAACCCCGACCTCCGAAAGTGGCAAGAATGAAAAGGCAAAGGCATCAGACCCTGCTACACCGCCTGCCCCTGAAAAAGACGGTGAACGCATTTTTGCAAGCCCGCTTGCGCGCCGCATCGCCGCTGACAAGGGCATCGACCTGTCGGCCATCGAGGGCTCGGGCCCCCATGGCCGTATCATCAAGGCAGACGTTGAAAGCGCGACACCGGGCATGAAGGCAGCCAAGGAAGACGCGCCGAAGAAGGCCGTGGCTTCGTCCAGGGGCGGCATGGTCGGTTCATTGCCTGACCCGCGTCTCTACTACGAAGACGGAAGCTACGAGGAAGTGCCTCTGGATGGCATGCGCAAATCCATTGCCAAGCGTCTGACCCAGTCGAAGCAGGAAATCCCGCACTACTATCTCACCATCGATTGTGAGCTGGATGAGCTGCTGCGAGTCCGCAAGGAGCTGAACGCGCGCGGCGAGAAGGACGGCATCAAGGTGTCGGTGAATGACTTCATCATCCGCGCTTCCGCTCTGGCCCTTATGAAAGTGCCGGACTGCAACGTGTCCTATGCGGGCGATGCGCTGCTGAAGCACAAGCATGCTGATATCGGTGTCGCCGTGGCGCTCGACGGCGGGCTTATCACTCCGATCGTCAAGGCAGCGGACACCAAGGGGCTGGCGCAGATTTCTGCCGAGGTAAAGGACCTCGCGGCACGTGCGAAAGACAAGAAGCTCAAGCCCTCTGATTATGAAGGCGGTTCTTTCTCCGTTTCCAATCTAGGCATGTTTGGCATCAAGAATTTCACGGCGGTTATTAACCCGCCTCAGTCCGCCATCATGGCGGTGGGGGCCGGGGAAGAACGGCCGGTTGTGAAGAACGGTACACTTGGATCCGCTACCATGATGACAGTGACGTTATCGTGTGATCATCGGGCCATCGACGGTGCGCTGGGCGCGCAGCTTCTGCAGGCTTTCAAGATCCTGATTGAAGACCCGCTGACCATGCTGTTGTAG
- a CDS encoding cupin domain-containing protein, producing the protein MKTINIADKHKLFDEAWTPKIVGDLNGSQVKLAKFRGEFAWHAHENEDEFFLVTKGTMRMRLRDGDQIVGSGEFIIVPRGVEHCPVAESDEVHVMMVEPASTVNTGDLDDARTLTDLERI; encoded by the coding sequence GTGAAGACGATTAATATCGCTGACAAACACAAGCTGTTCGACGAAGCCTGGACTCCAAAGATCGTTGGGGACCTTAACGGTTCGCAGGTGAAGCTGGCGAAATTTCGCGGTGAGTTCGCCTGGCATGCCCACGAAAACGAGGATGAGTTTTTTCTCGTCACCAAAGGTACCATGCGCATGAGACTGCGCGACGGTGACCAGATCGTCGGCTCGGGAGAATTCATCATCGTTCCGCGCGGCGTGGAACATTGCCCTGTCGCCGAAAGTGATGAAGTGCATGTGATGATGGTCGAGCCGGCATCAACGGTGAACACCGGCGATCTAGACGACGCGCGAACACTTACCGACCTCGAACGCATCTGA
- the lpdA gene encoding dihydrolipoyl dehydrogenase has product MASSYDLVVVGTGPGGYVAAIRASQLGMKTAVVERSELGGICLNWGCIPTKALLRTSEIYDHLQHLDDFGLSADNVSFDISKIVKRSRKVAGQLSSGISFLMKKNKIDVIVGTARLAGKGKLSVENDGKTQDVTAKHIVLATGARARTLPGLEPDGETVWTYREAMVPKEMPKKLLVIGSGAIGIEFASFYNTMGADVTVVEVMDRILPVEDEDVSAFALKAFKKQGMKLVTSAKVAALDVNGGAATATLEVKGKSSKETFDKVILAVGITGNVEDLGLEDLGVKVDRGHVVVDGYGRTGIDGIYAIGDLTGPPWLAHKASHEGISCVEMIAGLKDVHPLDTSNIPGCTYCRPQVASVGMTEAKAKEAGYEVRVGTFPFQGNGKAIALGEPDGFIKTVFEKKTGELLGAHMIGPEVTELIQGYTVARQLETTEAELMQAVFPHPTLSEAMHESVLDAFGRVLHI; this is encoded by the coding sequence ATGGCCTCGTCATATGATCTCGTTGTCGTCGGCACTGGCCCCGGAGGCTATGTGGCGGCAATTCGTGCTAGTCAACTGGGGATGAAGACGGCTGTTGTCGAGCGGTCTGAGCTGGGCGGCATCTGCCTCAACTGGGGCTGTATCCCGACGAAGGCGCTGCTGCGCACATCGGAAATTTACGACCACCTGCAGCATCTCGATGATTTTGGTCTGTCTGCGGACAATGTATCGTTCGATATCTCGAAGATCGTAAAACGCTCCCGCAAAGTGGCGGGTCAGCTTTCATCCGGCATCTCGTTCCTGATGAAGAAAAACAAGATCGATGTCATCGTCGGAACGGCAAGGCTTGCCGGAAAAGGTAAGCTGAGCGTCGAGAATGATGGCAAAACCCAAGATGTGACAGCCAAGCACATTGTGTTGGCAACAGGTGCCCGGGCCCGGACCTTGCCGGGTCTCGAGCCTGATGGCGAGACGGTCTGGACCTATCGCGAAGCCATGGTGCCTAAGGAAATGCCGAAGAAGTTGCTGGTGATCGGCTCTGGCGCCATCGGCATCGAGTTTGCCAGTTTCTATAACACCATGGGTGCAGACGTGACCGTAGTTGAAGTCATGGATCGCATTTTGCCTGTTGAAGATGAAGACGTTTCAGCATTTGCGCTCAAGGCCTTCAAGAAGCAGGGCATGAAGCTTGTCACCAGTGCCAAGGTTGCGGCGCTTGATGTGAATGGCGGGGCGGCGACCGCCACACTTGAGGTAAAAGGCAAGTCCTCAAAGGAAACCTTCGATAAGGTCATTCTGGCCGTGGGCATTACCGGCAATGTGGAAGACCTTGGGCTTGAAGATCTAGGTGTAAAAGTGGACCGTGGCCATGTGGTCGTGGACGGCTATGGACGCACAGGGATTGATGGCATTTATGCCATTGGCGATCTCACCGGGCCGCCTTGGCTGGCCCACAAGGCTAGTCATGAGGGCATCTCTTGCGTTGAAATGATTGCCGGTCTCAAGGACGTACACCCGTTGGATACCTCCAACATTCCTGGTTGCACATATTGCCGCCCCCAAGTGGCGTCCGTCGGGATGACCGAAGCCAAGGCCAAGGAAGCAGGCTATGAGGTGCGCGTCGGGACGTTCCCTTTCCAGGGCAATGGCAAGGCCATCGCTCTTGGGGAGCCTGACGGGTTCATCAAAACGGTTTTCGAGAAGAAGACCGGTGAGCTACTGGGTGCCCACATGATCGGTCCGGAAGTAACCGAGCTTATTCAGGGATACACTGTGGCTCGCCAGCTTGAAACGACGGAGGCTGAATTGATGCAGGCAGTCTTCCCGCATCCGACTCTTTCTGAGGCGATGCATGAGAGTGTGCTGGACGCGTTTGGCCGCGTTCTGCACATCTGA
- a CDS encoding PAS domain-containing protein → MSSDTSVADINWGVHEIQSVEHPKNQQLLARYEANRPDGGLPNRASFDLVDLKDIAPGLLIVEQVPEDEGLIRYRLIGSEIEERTKVAFTGKSPEIFGQAMSEDLRSIYRRIFADHRPVMLRGNVLGLGIEHVDYEMLFLPVMSRDDTRVDAICGMFAFN, encoded by the coding sequence ATGAGTTCCGATACTTCCGTCGCTGACATCAATTGGGGTGTCCACGAGATACAATCAGTAGAGCACCCAAAAAACCAGCAACTACTGGCCAGGTATGAAGCCAATCGCCCGGATGGCGGTTTGCCAAACCGTGCGAGCTTTGACCTCGTTGATCTCAAAGACATCGCGCCGGGATTGTTGATCGTTGAACAAGTACCCGAAGATGAAGGCTTGATCCGCTATCGCCTTATTGGTAGCGAGATTGAAGAGCGCACCAAGGTGGCATTCACCGGCAAATCTCCGGAAATTTTTGGCCAGGCGATGTCGGAAGACCTGCGGTCGATCTACCGCCGAATTTTCGCAGATCACCGCCCCGTAATGTTACGGGGCAATGTGCTTGGTTTGGGGATCGAGCATGTCGACTATGAAATGCTTTTCCTCCCAGTCATGTCGCGCGATGACACACGCGTCGACGCGATTTGCGGCATGTTCGCGTTCAATTAG
- a CDS encoding TerC family protein, with protein MIELLASPAAWASLATLAILEIVLGIDNLVFISILADRLPQDQRQLARRVGLGAALGTRILLLFSIVWVMQLTEPLFTVLDHAVSIRDIILLGGGGFLIAKGTMEIHHAVEGDGPAEAKVAQASFAYVITQIAILDIVFSLDSVITAVGMANDIEIMVAAVMIAIGVMLFAADAVGAFVSRHPTVKMLALSFLLLIGMALVADGLQFHIPKGYLYFAVAFAVGVESLNLMRVARKKKRAAAAA; from the coding sequence ATGATAGAACTTCTTGCCTCGCCCGCTGCCTGGGCCAGCCTCGCAACGCTGGCCATACTCGAAATAGTATTGGGCATCGACAACTTGGTGTTCATTTCAATTTTGGCAGATCGATTGCCCCAGGATCAGCGTCAATTGGCTCGGCGCGTGGGGTTGGGTGCAGCGCTTGGGACACGAATATTGTTGCTCTTCTCAATCGTGTGGGTCATGCAACTCACCGAGCCATTGTTCACGGTGCTGGATCATGCCGTATCAATCCGGGATATCATCCTTCTCGGAGGCGGGGGCTTCCTCATTGCCAAGGGCACCATGGAAATTCACCATGCCGTGGAAGGCGATGGACCTGCTGAAGCCAAAGTAGCGCAAGCGAGTTTTGCCTATGTCATCACCCAGATTGCCATTCTGGATATTGTGTTTTCGCTCGACAGCGTGATCACGGCTGTTGGTATGGCCAACGACATCGAGATCATGGTTGCCGCGGTCATGATTGCCATCGGTGTGATGCTCTTTGCAGCTGACGCTGTTGGTGCGTTCGTGTCCCGGCATCCAACAGTGAAGATGCTCGCATTGTCTTTCTTGTTGCTTATCGGCATGGCGCTGGTCGCGGATGGCTTGCAGTTCCACATTCCCAAGGGATACCTGTATTTCGCCGTCGCTTTCGCAGTTGGCGTTGAAAGCCTCAATCTGATGCGTGTGGCGCGAAAGAAGAAGCGAGCGGCCGCGGCTGCGTAG
- a CDS encoding phytanoyl-CoA dioxygenase family protein: MSLGSFTSADCRFTDRDIANWNRDGAVLIENFFTPEELAPVLKDFEVLYGDKAPGAQSSARDNKKSGSIGQFEVEQFAHFDDMPFNCSPALNLLGMHPALAELARAALQAEDVHLYQSHSWAKFTGGADYDQTFHCDFKNHTLIAPSDDVRERTINIMIYATDVTNEHGAIHYVTQPDGDTVMNGRRPQFPDDTEQAKLKPLEKSGAAPAGSIFAYGIDVFHRGTNLTLPGARRYTLTASFKRAGNELIGWSAWPYHFMKPWETIFAHATPEQLALIGIPLPGHAYWTQRTLARTKERYPDWNADPYAGALRAAE, translated from the coding sequence ATGAGTCTGGGATCATTCACATCAGCCGATTGCCGATTTACCGATAGGGACATCGCAAATTGGAATCGCGATGGAGCGGTCCTGATCGAGAATTTCTTCACACCTGAAGAGCTTGCGCCGGTCTTGAAAGACTTTGAGGTTCTGTACGGGGACAAGGCGCCTGGTGCCCAGAGTTCAGCTCGGGACAACAAGAAGAGTGGTTCAATCGGTCAGTTTGAGGTGGAGCAGTTCGCCCATTTCGACGACATGCCGTTCAACTGCTCGCCTGCTTTGAACCTGCTGGGCATGCATCCTGCCCTTGCTGAACTTGCTCGCGCCGCTTTGCAGGCCGAGGACGTGCATCTTTACCAAAGCCATAGCTGGGCCAAATTCACCGGCGGTGCTGACTATGATCAGACATTTCACTGTGACTTTAAAAACCACACTTTGATCGCACCATCCGATGACGTGCGGGAGCGGACGATCAACATCATGATCTACGCCACGGATGTAACCAATGAACACGGTGCAATTCACTACGTGACGCAGCCGGACGGCGACACAGTCATGAACGGTCGCCGCCCGCAATTCCCCGACGACACCGAGCAGGCAAAGTTGAAGCCATTGGAAAAGTCTGGGGCAGCACCGGCAGGGTCAATCTTCGCCTACGGTATTGATGTGTTTCATCGCGGTACCAACCTGACATTGCCGGGTGCACGGCGGTACACACTCACAGCAAGCTTTAAACGAGCGGGAAATGAGTTGATTGGCTGGTCGGCCTGGCCGTACCACTTCATGAAGCCGTGGGAGACCATTTTTGCCCACGCAACACCGGAACAGCTCGCTTTGATTGGCATCCCACTTCCCGGCCATGCCTACTGGACGCAGCGGACGCTTGCGCGCACCAAGGAGAGGTATCCAGACTGGAACGCAGATCCGTATGCCGGCGCGCTTAGGGCGGCAGAATAG
- a CDS encoding PAS domain-containing protein produces MLQKKQETLGYSSGPVDAPSHASNQALLEYWENGRSAGAPLMRADFDPLHLPKLLPGIFLTEPAGEDFRFRLVGSHVEDRMQRKLTGKTLSEVFGPELGRETAQIYRGVAGGCTPLTLRGHYVGDNLEHIDFEVLHLAIQFEDGQRGVIGGQFAFD; encoded by the coding sequence ATGTTGCAGAAAAAGCAGGAAACGCTGGGGTATTCCTCCGGGCCCGTGGATGCACCGTCTCATGCGAGCAATCAGGCATTGCTTGAATATTGGGAAAACGGGCGATCTGCAGGGGCGCCGCTCATGCGTGCTGACTTCGACCCTTTGCATCTACCAAAGCTTTTGCCTGGCATATTTCTGACCGAACCTGCCGGTGAGGATTTTCGTTTTCGGCTGGTCGGGAGCCATGTTGAAGACCGCATGCAGCGCAAATTGACGGGGAAGACGCTCTCGGAAGTTTTTGGTCCAGAGCTTGGCCGCGAGACTGCCCAGATCTATCGCGGTGTTGCAGGAGGCTGTACGCCGCTCACGCTGCGGGGTCACTACGTAGGTGACAATCTGGAGCACATCGATTTTGAAGTGCTACATCTGGCAATTCAGTTCGAAGACGGCCAGCGTGGTGTCATCGGCGGCCAGTTTGCCTTCGACTAG
- the lipA gene encoding lipoyl synthase encodes MVTVLNTVSGQRPRHPEKENRPDTPILRKPEWIRVKAPISKGYAATRKIVKEHNLTTVCEEAACPNIGECWDQRHATMMIMGDTCTRACAFCNVKTGLPGALDEDEPMNVGSAVAKLDLAHVVITSVDRDDLADGGADHFSKVIRSIRQQAPNTTIEILTPDFLRKDGALETVIEARPDVFNHNLETVPSLYLRVRPGARYYHSMRLLERAKELDPTVFTKSGIMVGLGEERDEVLQLMDDLRSAGVDFLTIGQYLQPTRKHHPVARFVTPDEFAAYERVARAKGFLLVSATPLTRSSYHADKDFAALKEARARQVSA; translated from the coding sequence ATGGTCACAGTTCTAAATACGGTTTCTGGTCAGCGCCCGCGGCACCCTGAAAAGGAAAATCGCCCGGACACACCTATTCTGCGTAAGCCAGAGTGGATTCGTGTGAAGGCGCCAATTTCCAAGGGCTACGCCGCCACGCGCAAAATCGTCAAAGAGCATAACCTCACGACCGTATGTGAAGAAGCTGCCTGCCCCAACATCGGTGAATGCTGGGACCAGCGGCACGCCACCATGATGATCATGGGCGATACGTGCACGCGGGCATGCGCCTTTTGCAATGTGAAGACCGGGCTCCCTGGGGCACTTGATGAAGATGAACCAATGAATGTTGGTTCGGCTGTCGCCAAACTCGACCTTGCGCATGTTGTGATAACGAGCGTCGATCGTGATGACCTGGCCGATGGGGGAGCGGATCACTTTTCCAAAGTCATTCGTTCCATCCGCCAGCAGGCACCCAACACAACAATAGAAATTTTGACGCCTGACTTTCTGCGCAAGGATGGCGCATTGGAGACCGTGATTGAAGCAAGGCCTGATGTCTTCAATCACAATCTTGAAACCGTGCCATCGCTTTACCTCAGGGTGCGGCCCGGCGCGCGGTACTACCATTCAATGCGTCTGCTCGAACGGGCCAAAGAGCTGGACCCGACGGTTTTCACCAAATCCGGCATCATGGTGGGACTGGGCGAAGAGCGCGACGAAGTCTTGCAACTGATGGATGACTTGCGGTCTGCGGGCGTCGATTTTCTGACCATCGGGCAATACCTGCAGCCAACACGTAAGCATCACCCGGTTGCCCGTTTTGTTACGCCGGATGAATTCGCAGCCTATGAGCGGGTTGCTCGCGCCAAAGGTTTTCTGCTGGTGTCCGCAACACCACTGACCCGATCAAGCTACCATGCTGACAAAGATTTCGCCGCCCTCAAAGAGGCAAGAGCGCGTCAGGTGAGTGCCTGA
- a CDS encoding type II toxin-antitoxin system RatA family toxin, which produces MPVHDEQRIVPFSPEQMFAMVADVARYPEFLPWCAGARIRTRERIDGVDRMTADLIVAYKVFRERFTSRVTLNDEEGLIEVEYLDGPFTHLINRWTFSPYTDDVVANGTKVGFFVDFAFKSKTLQKIIESRFADAVVKMGDAFEARAHDIYAPASVQETPAPQPEPVTGG; this is translated from the coding sequence ATGCCGGTTCATGACGAACAGCGCATTGTGCCGTTTTCGCCCGAACAGATGTTTGCGATGGTCGCGGACGTAGCCCGATATCCCGAATTCTTGCCGTGGTGCGCCGGCGCCCGCATCCGTACGCGCGAGCGCATTGATGGCGTGGACCGGATGACTGCTGATCTTATCGTCGCATACAAGGTTTTTCGCGAGCGCTTCACCAGTCGCGTGACGTTGAATGACGAGGAAGGTTTGATCGAGGTGGAATACCTTGATGGGCCTTTCACTCACCTGATCAACCGTTGGACATTTAGTCCTTATACAGATGATGTGGTGGCAAACGGAACAAAAGTCGGGTTCTTTGTCGACTTTGCTTTCAAGAGCAAGACACTGCAAAAGATCATAGAAAGCCGGTTCGCAGATGCTGTAGTCAAAATGGGCGATGCCTTTGAAGCGCGAGCTCATGACATCTACGCACCAGCTTCAGTTCAGGAAACGCCAGCTCCTCAACCGGAACCGGTGACAGGCGGCTAG
- a CDS encoding CinA family protein — MFPGPISKLAQLVLSDAQAKHLMVATAESCTGGLVAACLTDIAGSSAVVDAGFVTYSNEAKRGLLGVPGDMIADFGAVSEPVARAMAEGAISHSRADVSVSITGVAGPGGGTPMKPVGLVHFASARRDGRIMHDSHRFGDIGRTEVRMKAMEVALNMLLERIAE, encoded by the coding sequence ATTTTCCCCGGACCCATCAGCAAACTGGCGCAACTCGTTTTGTCGGATGCTCAGGCTAAACACCTCATGGTGGCAACGGCCGAATCCTGCACGGGCGGTCTGGTTGCTGCGTGCCTGACAGATATTGCCGGGTCATCCGCCGTGGTAGATGCCGGATTTGTCACCTATTCCAACGAGGCTAAACGGGGTTTGCTTGGTGTTCCCGGAGACATGATTGCCGACTTCGGTGCCGTCAGCGAACCCGTCGCTCGAGCAATGGCCGAAGGTGCAATTTCTCACTCTCGGGCAGATGTATCGGTTTCAATTACGGGTGTTGCTGGCCCTGGTGGTGGCACACCCATGAAGCCTGTGGGTCTCGTACACTTTGCCAGCGCCAGACGCGATGGACGCATCATGCATGACAGTCATCGATTTGGAGACATTGGCCGCACCGAAGTCCGCATGAAGGCTATGGAAGTTGCGCTCAATATGCTTCTGGAACGCATTGCCGAATAG
- a CDS encoding phosphatidylglycerophosphatase A, producing the protein MSRFLTPLPKGLRFTDPVVVVATFGGSGLLRPAPGTWGSLAAMFAALPFAILGGPVVLSIAAIAAFLIGLWATEKYIAASDNHDPSEVVIDEVAAMWLVMAALPPNPIFYMLGFAFFRLFDIWKPWPIKGLEKRVAGEMGVMVDDLVAAIYAIMAAWIAGIAFFTA; encoded by the coding sequence ATGAGCCGGTTTCTGACACCATTGCCGAAAGGCCTTAGATTTACCGACCCAGTCGTCGTGGTCGCTACATTCGGTGGATCCGGGTTGCTGCGTCCAGCACCCGGCACCTGGGGCTCCCTTGCGGCGATGTTTGCCGCCCTCCCTTTCGCCATTCTTGGCGGACCAGTGGTTCTGTCGATTGCCGCCATTGCTGCATTCCTGATCGGACTTTGGGCGACGGAAAAATACATCGCGGCTTCAGACAATCATGACCCCAGCGAGGTCGTGATAGATGAGGTCGCCGCCATGTGGCTGGTGATGGCCGCCCTCCCCCCGAACCCGATTTTCTACATGCTCGGATTTGCCTTTTTCAGATTGTTCGACATCTGGAAGCCCTGGCCGATCAAAGGTCTGGAAAAGCGAGTGGCAGGTGAAATGGGTGTCATGGTTGATGACCTCGTGGCTGCGATCTATGCAATCATGGCCGCCTGGATAGCAGGCATTGCTTTCTTTACCGCTTGA
- a CDS encoding bifunctional 2-C-methyl-D-erythritol 4-phosphate cytidylyltransferase/2-C-methyl-D-erythritol 2,4-cyclodiphosphate synthase yields the protein MTAPASTAVLIVAAGRGHRFGGELPKQYAQLRGAPVLSHTLRAFLKHPDVTHVVTAIHPDDRELYDAAAQASGAGEKLLPPTHGGAERQDSVRFGLEALEALSPSKVLIQDGARPLASAGLITRVIDALDKHAAALPCVAVTDTLKRVADGLVGETVDRTGLARAQTPQGFRYNNILAAHRAVAGDALTDDAAVAEHAKMAIGLVDGAEDNLKITTQDDLMRADGLIAARLGDVRTGSGFDVHKFDAPGTASEIMLCGIPVPHDCDTVGHSDADVGLHALTDAILGSIGAGDIGEHFPPSDPQWRGAASWKFLAHAASLVAERGGVIASADITIICERPKVGPHRPAMRKRVAEILSIAEDRVSVKATTTEALGFTGRREGIAAQAVATVRLPLTAEL from the coding sequence ATGACCGCACCTGCTTCCACCGCCGTGCTGATTGTTGCTGCCGGACGTGGCCACCGATTTGGGGGCGAGCTGCCCAAGCAATATGCCCAGCTGCGCGGCGCTCCGGTCCTCAGCCACACACTGCGCGCGTTCCTCAAACATCCTGATGTAACTCACGTTGTAACCGCCATTCACCCTGATGATCGGGAGTTGTATGACGCAGCGGCACAGGCATCAGGCGCTGGGGAAAAGCTTCTCCCCCCCACACATGGTGGAGCGGAAAGACAAGACTCCGTTCGCTTTGGACTGGAGGCACTCGAGGCTCTTTCGCCCTCCAAGGTGCTGATCCAGGATGGCGCCCGGCCGCTTGCAAGCGCCGGCCTGATAACCAGGGTCATAGACGCGCTTGATAAACATGCCGCCGCTCTACCGTGCGTCGCCGTTACCGATACCCTCAAACGTGTAGCTGATGGACTGGTGGGTGAGACGGTCGACCGAACCGGCCTCGCCCGCGCGCAGACACCACAGGGCTTCAGATACAATAACATTCTGGCGGCTCATCGCGCTGTCGCCGGAGACGCCCTCACCGATGATGCTGCGGTTGCTGAACATGCGAAGATGGCCATAGGGCTGGTCGACGGCGCGGAGGACAATTTGAAAATCACCACACAGGACGACCTGATGCGCGCCGATGGATTGATTGCCGCGCGCCTTGGAGATGTTCGAACGGGTTCAGGCTTTGATGTGCACAAGTTTGATGCGCCGGGAACTGCAAGCGAAATCATGCTGTGCGGCATTCCCGTACCCCACGATTGCGACACGGTTGGTCACTCGGATGCTGATGTCGGCCTTCACGCTCTTACAGATGCCATTTTGGGCTCCATTGGAGCCGGCGATATAGGCGAGCATTTTCCTCCCAGCGATCCACAGTGGAGGGGCGCCGCGTCCTGGAAATTTCTGGCGCATGCTGCGTCTCTTGTCGCAGAGCGAGGCGGTGTGATTGCAAGCGCAGACATCACCATCATATGCGAGCGCCCCAAGGTTGGGCCGCATCGTCCAGCAATGCGCAAACGGGTTGCTGAAATTCTCTCCATTGCTGAAGACAGAGTATCTGTGAAAGCGACAACCACCGAGGCGCTCGGGTTTACCGGACGGCGCGAAGGCATAGCAGCACAAGCCGTTGCTACCGTGCGACTGCCCCTCACGGCAGAGCTATGA